One genomic region from Methanobrevibacter olleyae encodes:
- a CDS encoding OB-fold nucleic acid binding domain-containing protein: MDKEFFNGMNLAEDINEEDFQYIVEGWEKIQDLLSKDEFISKFNKVKEEYKDASFFSDKDFIDMVVNPFTGEKAEPISNFDNETPKTISEVEPGNNGFSIVARVMSISNPKIFTTRKGEAGKLANMQIADNTGEVRLVLWTENIKHLKHISEGDIVEITDIDCKDGFRGGKEFSLRPRSLLRTIDETSENYPKNIDAFPVYEENIISIEGIEPDEKVSIIGRLIRVPTPHSYESNGKKGKVTSLEIQDNTGKISYTLWNNDVKLVSSLDLKEGDIVKILNEQSRERNGEVSLSHWDGRILKVEGDFDIPEYEENIIKIGDAQEIKDVTLIGIVTKIQDTIQFNRQDGTKGFVKSIEITDDTGSIRVTLWGDDTKLKVSKGDILKIIGGNIEYDDYASSGYRVNTNWNSELKVNPEGSEDLAEELKDILDKLGPIPIGEIQDHEDDGEEVDIIGRLITINDSHSFQRDDGSTGVVRSGDIADSTGMVRISFWDEKAEASYGIGKAYQVENARTRLGMYAVELNAGKTTRVIELNDAESSDLPSFEELEETVYETKKIDDLDEDDMNIKVVARILEMEDTREFPRQDGTKGLVRNMTIGDESGFISVTLWDDKTNLPYDINEAIKIQNPRVNYNDRSNRLDLSIGNSTNILQPSYKELTNLPDIKELQDTLYTSKDIASLELEDRNVKIEGTFSNPYSERILIPKCPICNHTLDVDEEECSECGNIIDEPKYLLMLPGKLNDDTGEIQITFFNDLVEELIGMAHDDIVAQYEEEGDFGFLETKINDLEGRTLEVIADITYNNYDEEIRLRPKKILKNEL; the protein is encoded by the coding sequence ATGGATAAAGAATTTTTCAATGGAATGAATTTAGCTGAAGATATTAATGAAGAAGATTTCCAATACATAGTAGAAGGTTGGGAGAAAATTCAAGATCTTTTATCTAAAGATGAATTCATTAGTAAATTTAATAAAGTTAAAGAAGAATACAAAGATGCTTCTTTTTTTAGTGATAAAGACTTCATAGACATGGTGGTAAATCCATTTACTGGAGAAAAAGCAGAACCTATATCTAATTTTGATAATGAAACTCCTAAAACAATTTCTGAAGTTGAACCTGGTAATAATGGCTTCAGTATTGTTGCAAGAGTAATGAGTATTTCTAATCCAAAAATATTTACTACAAGAAAAGGAGAGGCTGGAAAACTTGCTAATATGCAAATTGCAGATAATACTGGTGAAGTAAGACTTGTTCTTTGGACAGAAAATATTAAACATCTTAAACATATTTCTGAAGGAGATATTGTAGAAATCACTGATATTGACTGTAAAGATGGATTTAGAGGAGGTAAGGAATTTTCATTACGTCCTAGATCATTACTTCGAACAATTGATGAAACAAGTGAAAACTATCCAAAGAATATTGATGCTTTCCCAGTTTATGAGGAAAATATTATTTCAATTGAAGGTATTGAGCCTGATGAGAAGGTAAGTATTATTGGAAGATTGATAAGAGTTCCAACTCCACATTCTTATGAAAGTAATGGTAAGAAAGGAAAAGTCACTTCTCTTGAGATTCAAGATAATACAGGTAAAATTTCCTATACTTTATGGAATAATGATGTTAAATTAGTTAGTAGCCTTGATTTAAAAGAAGGAGATATTGTTAAAATTCTCAATGAACAATCTAGAGAAAGAAATGGAGAAGTTTCATTATCTCACTGGGACGGTAGAATCCTTAAAGTTGAGGGAGACTTCGATATTCCAGAGTATGAAGAAAATATTATTAAAATTGGTGATGCTCAAGAGATTAAAGATGTTACTTTAATTGGTATTGTAACTAAAATCCAAGATACTATTCAATTTAATAGACAAGACGGAACAAAAGGTTTTGTAAAATCAATTGAAATTACTGATGATACCGGTTCTATAAGAGTTACTCTCTGGGGTGATGATACTAAATTGAAAGTATCTAAAGGAGATATTCTTAAGATCATTGGTGGAAATATTGAATATGACGATTATGCAAGTAGCGGATATAGAGTAAATACTAATTGGAATAGTGAATTAAAAGTAAATCCTGAAGGAAGTGAGGATTTAGCTGAAGAATTAAAGGATATTTTAGATAAATTGGGACCAATACCTATTGGTGAAATTCAAGACCATGAAGATGATGGTGAAGAAGTAGATATTATTGGCAGATTAATTACCATTAATGATAGTCATTCCTTCCAAAGAGATGATGGATCTACTGGTGTTGTTCGCTCAGGTGATATTGCTGATTCTACTGGAATGGTTAGAATTTCCTTTTGGGATGAAAAGGCAGAAGCTTCTTACGGCATAGGTAAAGCATATCAAGTTGAAAATGCTAGAACTAGATTAGGTATGTATGCTGTTGAACTTAATGCTGGTAAAACAACCAGAGTAATTGAGCTTAATGATGCTGAATCATCTGATTTACCTTCATTTGAAGAATTAGAAGAAACAGTTTATGAAACTAAGAAAATTGATGATTTAGATGAAGATGATATGAATATTAAAGTTGTTGCAAGAATATTAGAAATGGAAGATACTCGTGAATTCCCTAGACAAGATGGAACTAAAGGTTTAGTTAGAAATATGACCATTGGTGATGAGTCTGGATTTATATCTGTTACTTTATGGGATGATAAAACTAATTTACCTTATGATATTAATGAGGCAATTAAAATTCAAAATCCTCGTGTCAACTATAATGATAGAAGCAATCGCTTAGATTTGTCTATAGGTAATTCAACTAATATTTTACAACCTTCATATAAAGAATTAACAAATCTTCCAGATATTAAAGAATTACAAGATACTTTATACACTTCTAAAGATATTGCAAGCCTTGAACTAGAAGATAGAAATGTTAAAATAGAAGGTACTTTCTCTAATCCATATTCTGAAAGAATCTTAATTCCTAAATGCCCTATCTGTAATCATACCCTTGATGTTGATGAGGAAGAATGTTCTGAATGTGGAAATATAATTGATGAACCAAAATATCTTTTAATGCTTCCTGGAAAGCTTAATGATGATACTGGTGAAATTCAAATCACTTTCTTTAATGATTTAGTTGAAGAGTTAATTGGTATGGCACATGATGATATAGTTGCTCAATATGAAGAAGAAGGGGATTTCGGATTCTTAGAAACTAAAATTAATGATCTTGAAGGTAGAACTTTAGAAGTAATTGCTGATATAACTTATAATAATTATGATGAGGAAATAAGACTTAGACCTAAGAAAATTCTTAAAAATGAGTTATAA